The following DNA comes from Brassica oleracea var. oleracea cultivar TO1000 chromosome C5, BOL, whole genome shotgun sequence.
AGGATGGCCTCAAGGAGCCTCTCCTACACACAACTCCTTGGCCTCCTGTCCTTTATCCTCCTCTTGTTCACAACCTCCTCAACCGCGGTTCGTGTTGGAGTCATTCTCCATAAGCCCTCTGCTCCAACCCTCCCTGTATTCAGAGAAGCCCCAGCTTTCAGAAACGGTGATCAATGTGAGGCTGATAAGATTCATATAGCCATGACTCTCGACACAAACTACCTCCGTGGAACAATGGCTGCTGTCTTGTCTCTCCTACAACATTCAACTTGTCCTGAAAACCTCTCTTTTCATTTCCTCTCCCTTCCTCATTTCGAAAACGACCTATTCTCCAGCATCAAATCCACCTTCCCTTACCTAAACTTCAAGATTTATACGTTCGATCCAAACCTAGTCCGCAGCAAAATCTCCAAGTCCATCAGACAAGCACTTGACCAACCCTTAAACTACGCGAGAATCTACCTTGCGGATATCATTCCTACCAGCGTCGACCGGATCATATACCTAGACTCTGACCTCGTCGTGGTCGACGACATAGAGAAGCTATGGCATGTAGAGATGGAAGGTAAAGTCGTGGCAGCTCCGGAGTACTGCCACGCGAACTTCACCTACTATTTCACAAAAACTTTCTGGTCGGACCCGGAACTAGTCAAAGTACTTGAAGGAAAACGCCCGTGTTATTTCAACACGGGCGTTATGGTCGTGGACGTTGGTAAATGGAGGAGAGGGATGTACACACAGAAGGTAGAAGAGTGGATGACGGTACAGAAGCAGAAGAGGATATACCATTTGGGATCATTGCCTCCGTTCTTGCTGATATTCGCGGGGGATATAAAAGCTGTTGATCACCGGTGGAACCAGCATGGTCTAGGAGGTGATAATTTTGAAGGGAAATGTAGAACGTTGCATCCAGGTCCGATAAGTCTTCTTCATTGGAGTGGGAAAGGGAAGCCATGGTTGAGATTAGATTCGAGAAAGCCTTGTATTGTTGATCATCTTTGGGCTCCGTATGATCTGTACCGTTCATCAAGACATTCATTAGAAGAGTAGAGGCAAAAAAGAACATAAGAAGATGGCACATATATACACTAGGAGATGGAGACGATCCATGCATGGAGCGATCGAAGAGAGCCAAAAAAAACAAGTGTAGCAAAAAAAAAAGAGAAACCAAGAGAGAAAGATTTTGTAACACAAACTCTTAACGTAAACAAGACGTTGTGCATTGAGCTTTGGTAGTGGGATGGTATATCATGCAGATGGACTTTTTTTTTCTCCTTCGTTTCATGTTTGTTTTGTTCTACCTCTCTTTGCTTCGACGTGTAATATTGTATATAGGGTAGTATTACTGCGAAACTGGAGGATTGAATTCATTTCTCTAGAGATCTGATTCTGTTAGAATCCGTTACGGGTTGTTCATATATAATGTCTCTCCTTCTCAAACCCTAGTTGAGGTACAGAAGAAATTTTACCCCAGGATAAGATCATGCACGTCTCGATTTAGCTAGGAGTAAAAGGAGCAACTGTAAGAGATTCCGAGCTTGCTATGCTGCTCCACTGAATTAAAATCAAAGAAGTTGACTCTTCTTCACTGACGAGGCTTCAGTATATAGAGCATTTACCGAAAAATTCAATATTTTCGTAGGGGTTAACACATAGATTTTGAGAACAATTCAAAAATATGAAAATACTGTTTTAATGCACAGTTGCATCATTCACTAACATATTATGAAGGTCAAAGAGGTTTGGAACCTTTGTTGTCTCCGTTTCTCTAGAGAATAACGATTTTATAGTGGTTAGTCCACCAATTTAGGGAGTTTTATGAAGTTTTACTAAATTAATTGACAAAAAAATAAAACGATGTCCATGTACCATGAAAGAGAGTTTAATATACATTAATACAAATATAGAATGTGTTTACATATTTTAAAACAACACTAAAGATCATAGGCTTCAGTATATAGAGCATTTACCGAAAAATTCAATATTTTCGTAGGGGTTAACACATAGATTTTGAGAACAATTCAAAAATATGAAAATACTGTTTTAATGCACAGTTGCATCATTCACTAACATATTATGAAGGTCAAAGAGGTTTGGAACCTTTGTTGTCTCCGTTTCTCTAGAGAATAACGATTTTATAGTGGTTAGTCCACCAATTTAGGGAGTTTTATGAAGTTTTACTAAATTAATTGACAAAAAAATAAAACGATGTCCATGTACCATGAAAGAGAGTTTAATATACATTAATACAAATATAGAATGTGTTTACATATTTTAAAACAACACTAAAGATCATAGGCTTCAGTATATAGAGCATTTACCGAAAAAATTAATATTTTCGTAAGGGTTAACACATAGATTTTGAGAAAAGTTCAAAAATACGAAAATATTGTTTTAATGCATAGTTGCATCCTTCACTAACATATGGTGAGGGTCAAAGAGGTTTGAAATTTTTTTTGTCTCCGTTTCTCTAGAAAAGAGCGATTTGATAGTGGTTAGTCCACCAATTTAGGGAGTATTATGAAGTTTTACTAAATTAATTGAAACAAAATTAAAACGATGATCATGTACCATGAAAGAAAGTTTAATATACATTAATACATTAATACAAATGTAGAATGTATTTAAAAATTTTAAAACAACAATAAAGATCATAGGCTTCAGTATATAGAGCATTTACCGAAAAAATTAATATTTTCGTAAGGGTTAACACATAGATTTTGAGAAAAGTTCAAAAATACGAAAATATTGTTTTAATGCATAGTTGCATCCTTCACTAACATATGGTGAGGGTCAAAGAGGTTTGAAATTTTTTTTGTCTCCGTTTCTCTAGAAAAGAGCGATTTGATAGTGGTTAGTCCACCAATTTAGGGAGTATTATGAAGTTTTACTAAATTAATTGACAAAAAAATAAAACGATGTCCATGTACCATGAAAGAGAGTTTAATATACATTAATACAAATATAGAATGTGTTTACATATTTTAAAACAACACTAAAGATCATAGGCTTCAGTATATAGAGCATTTACCGAAAAATACAATATTTTCGTAGGGGTTAACACATAGATTTTGAGAACAATTCAAAAATATGAAAATACTGTTTTAATGAATAGTTGCATCTTTCAATAACATATGATGAAGGTCAAAGAGGTTTAGAACTTTTGTTGTCTCCGTTTCTCTAGAAAATAGCGATTTTATAGTGGGTTAGTCCACNNNNNNNNNNNNNNNNNNNNNNNNNNNNNNNNNNNNNNNNNNNNNNNNNNNNNNNNNNNNNNNNNNNNNNNNNNNNNNNNNNNNNNNNNNNNNNNNNNNNNNNNNNNNNNNNNNNNNNNNNNNNNNNNNNNNNNNNNNNNNNNNNNNNNNNNNNNNNNNNNNNNNNNNNNNNNNNNNNNNNNNNNNNNNNNNNNNNNNNNNNNNNNNNNNNNNNNNNNNNNNNNNNNNNNNNNNNNNNNNNNNNNNNNNNNNNNNNNNNNNNNNNNNNNNNNNNNNNNNNNNNNNNNNNNNNNNNNNNNNNNNNNNNNNNNNNNNNNNNNNNNNNNNNNNNNNNNNNNNNNNNNNNNNNNNNNNNNNNNNNNNNNNNNNNNNNNNNNNNNNNNNNNNNNNNNNNNNNNNNNNNNNNNNNNNNNNNNNNNNNNNNNNNNNNNNNNNNNNNNNNNNNNNNNNNNNNNNNNNNNNNNNNNNNNNNNNNNNNNNNNNNNNNNNNNNNNNNNNNNNNNNNNNNNNNNNNNNNNNNNNNNNNNNNNNNNNNNNNNNNNNNNNNNNNNNNNNNNNNNNNNNNNNNNNNNNNNNNNNNNNNNNNNNNNNNNNNNNNNNNNNNNNNNNNNNNNNNNNNNNNNNNNNNNNNNNNNNNNNNNNNNNNNNNNNNNNNNNNNNNNNNNNNNNNNNNNNNNNNNNNNNNNNNNNNNNNNNNNNNNNNNNNNNNNNNNNNNNNNNNNNNNNNNNNNNNNNNNNNNNNNNNNNNNNNNNNNNNNNNNNNNNNNNNNNNNNNNNNNNNNNNNNNNNNNNNNNNNNNNNNNNNNNNNNNNNNNNNNNNNNNNNNNNNNNNNNNNNNNNNNNNNNNNNNNNNNNNNNNNNNNNNNNNNNNNNNNNNNNNNNNNNNNNNNNNNNNNNNNNNNNNNNNNNNNNNNNNNNNNNNNNNNNNNNNNNNNNNNNNNNNNNNNNNNNNNNNNNNNNNNNNNNNNNNNNNNNNNNNNNNNNNNNNNNNNNNNNNNNNNNNNNNNNNNNNNNNNNNNNNNNNNNNNNNNNNNNNNNNNNNNNNNNNNNNNNNNNNNNNNNNNNNNNNNNNNNNNNNNNNNNNNN
Coding sequences within:
- the LOC106293569 gene encoding probable galacturonosyltransferase-like 4, encoding MASRSLSYTQLLGLLSFILLLFTTSSTAVRVGVILHKPSAPTLPVFREAPAFRNGDQCEADKIHIAMTLDTNYLRGTMAAVLSLLQHSTCPENLSFHFLSLPHFENDLFSSIKSTFPYLNFKIYTFDPNLVRSKISKSIRQALDQPLNYARIYLADIIPTSVDRIIYLDSDLVVVDDIEKLWHVEMEGKVVAAPEYCHANFTYYFTKTFWSDPELVKVLEGKRPCYFNTGVMVVDVGKWRRGMYTQKVEEWMTVQKQKRIYHLGSLPPFLLIFAGDIKAVDHRWNQHGLGGDNFEGKCRTLHPGPISLLHWSGKGKPWLRLDSRKPCIVDHLWAPYDLYRSSRHSLEE